In a single window of the Candidatus Rokuibacteriota bacterium genome:
- the trpD gene encoding anthranilate phosphoribosyltransferase, which produces MITEAVRALVDRKDLSRIEAAAAMEAIMSGAATNAQIAAFLTALRMKGETVEELIGFAQVMRQKAVKVRTRAGEVVGATGTDREMLIDTAGTGGDASGTFNVSTATAFVVAGAGLKVAKHGNRSVSSLCGSADVVETLGINIELPPAKVGRCVDEVGIGFLYAPLLHTAMKHVMAARREMGIRTVFNMLGPLTNPAGANAQIIGVYSDALTEPLARVLAELGTVRAFVVHGADGLDEISNTGPSHISEVHEGVVRSSTVRPEDFGLPRASIQDLHGGDREENALIIRQVLAGEAGPRRGIVLMNAAAALVVGGKARDFKEGVALAAQSIDSGAAAAKLAGLVALSQRLANE; this is translated from the coding sequence ATCATCACCGAGGCGGTGCGCGCCCTCGTGGACCGGAAGGATCTCTCGCGCATCGAGGCGGCGGCGGCCATGGAGGCGATCATGTCGGGCGCGGCGACGAACGCCCAGATCGCCGCGTTTCTCACCGCGCTCCGGATGAAGGGCGAGACGGTGGAGGAGCTGATCGGCTTCGCCCAGGTGATGCGCCAGAAGGCGGTCAAGGTCCGAACGCGCGCGGGCGAGGTCGTGGGGGCGACGGGCACCGACCGCGAGATGCTGATCGACACCGCGGGCACGGGCGGAGACGCATCCGGGACGTTCAACGTGTCCACCGCCACCGCTTTTGTCGTGGCCGGGGCCGGGCTCAAGGTCGCCAAGCACGGCAACCGCTCAGTGTCCTCGCTCTGCGGGTCGGCCGACGTGGTCGAGACGCTCGGCATCAACATCGAGCTCCCGCCGGCAAAGGTCGGCCGCTGCGTGGACGAGGTCGGGATCGGCTTCCTCTACGCGCCGCTCCTGCACACCGCGATGAAGCACGTCATGGCGGCGCGCCGCGAGATGGGCATCCGCACCGTCTTCAACATGCTGGGCCCGCTGACCAACCCCGCCGGCGCCAACGCCCAGATCATCGGGGTCTATTCGGACGCGCTGACGGAGCCGCTTGCCCGCGTCCTGGCCGAGCTCGGCACCGTGAGAGCCTTCGTCGTCCACGGCGCCGACGGGCTCGACGAGATCTCCAACACCGGCCCGAGCCACATCTCCGAGGTGCACGAGGGCGTGGTCCGGAGCTCGACCGTGCGCCCCGAGGACTTCGGGCTGCCGCGGGCGTCCATCCAGGACCTGCACGGCGGCGATCGCGAGGAGAACGCCCTGATCATCCGCCAGGTGCTGGCGGGCGAAGCCGGGCCGCGCCGCGGCATCGTGCTGATGAACGCGGCGGCGGCCCTCGTGGTGGGCGGCAAGGCACGCGACTTCAAGGAAGGCGTGGCGCTGGCCGCGCAGTCGATAGATTCGGGAGCGGCCGCCGCCAAGCTGGCGGGCCTGGTCGCCCTCTCGCAGCGCCTGGCCAACGAATAG
- a CDS encoding electron transfer flavoprotein subunit alpha/FixB family protein codes for MAGSFWSLVEDDRQGNPKKVMAEVLGEASRLASQMGAQAEAVWLTDKATDAGIAQLGQWGAKRVLLLENPAFAPYRGEVWAPVLAELCRKESPQVFFGAVTARQREVMARLAARLGAGLSADSTALALEDGKLIATRPVYAGKLLSKMTWVKTPWLATLRPNVFKPAGSQPGAAPSVEKPAVTLPAAVMSLVERREDSSTGLPELAEAEIVVSGGRGLKGPENFVILESLAKAIGAAVGASRAAVDAGWRPHRFQIGQTGRTISPKLYLGFGISGAIQHLAGMRTSKVICAINKDPEAPIFKIADYGIVGDLFEVAPLLEQEFKKLLGK; via the coding sequence ATGGCGGGCTCTTTCTGGTCTCTGGTCGAGGACGACAGGCAGGGCAATCCGAAGAAGGTCATGGCCGAGGTGCTGGGCGAAGCATCGCGCCTCGCGTCGCAGATGGGCGCTCAGGCCGAGGCGGTGTGGCTGACGGACAAGGCCACCGACGCCGGCATCGCGCAGCTCGGGCAGTGGGGCGCGAAGCGCGTCCTGCTCCTCGAGAATCCCGCGTTCGCTCCGTACCGCGGGGAAGTGTGGGCCCCGGTGCTGGCGGAGCTCTGCCGGAAGGAATCGCCTCAGGTCTTCTTCGGCGCGGTGACGGCGCGGCAGCGCGAGGTCATGGCGCGGCTGGCCGCCCGCCTCGGCGCGGGGCTCTCCGCCGATTCCACGGCGCTGGCGCTCGAGGACGGCAAGCTGATCGCGACGCGGCCGGTCTACGCGGGCAAGCTGCTTTCGAAGATGACGTGGGTGAAGACGCCGTGGCTCGCGACGCTCAGGCCCAACGTCTTCAAGCCGGCCGGTTCGCAGCCGGGGGCGGCGCCCTCGGTGGAGAAGCCCGCGGTCACGCTGCCCGCCGCCGTCATGAGCCTGGTGGAGCGCCGCGAGGACTCCTCCACGGGGCTGCCGGAGCTGGCCGAGGCCGAGATCGTGGTCTCCGGCGGTCGCGGGCTCAAGGGGCCGGAGAACTTCGTCATCCTGGAATCGCTCGCGAAGGCGATCGGCGCGGCCGTCGGCGCCTCACGCGCGGCGGTGGACGCCGGGTGGCGGCCGCACCGCTTCCAGATCGGCCAGACGGGGCGCACCATCTCGCCGAAGCTCTACCTGGGCTTCGGCATCTCGGGCGCCATCCAGCACCTGGCGGGGATGCGGACGTCCAAGGTGATCTGCGCCATCAACAAGGACCCGGAGGCGCCGATCTTCAAGATCGCCGACTACGGCATCGTGGGCGACCTCTTCGAGGTGGCGCCCTTGCTGGAGCAGGAATTCAAGAAGCTCCTGGGAAAGTAG
- a CDS encoding electron transfer flavoprotein subunit beta/FixA family protein, translated as MKILVMIKQVPDTATQVKIGPDPKAIDTTGITWIVSPYDEYALEEGLRIKEKRGQGEVVAVSLGPDRVKEALRSCLAMGADRAIHLNDPVWEQADTLMTARALAAVIKQEAPALALFGRQAIDDDMGAVGAAVAELLGWPCASWIMEESVDEAGKAIRVGRQVEGGLELFDLPLPAVVSAQKGLNEPRYPTLKGIMGAKKKEVKDIKAADLGLTAEAPALSVIKLEALPPRPPGRIIPGEAAEAAKELVRALREDAKAI; from the coding sequence ATGAAGATTCTCGTGATGATCAAGCAGGTGCCGGACACGGCGACCCAGGTCAAGATCGGGCCGGACCCCAAGGCCATCGATACGACCGGCATCACCTGGATCGTCTCCCCCTATGACGAGTACGCGCTCGAGGAGGGGCTTCGGATCAAGGAGAAGCGCGGGCAGGGCGAGGTCGTCGCCGTTTCCCTCGGCCCCGACCGCGTCAAGGAGGCGCTGCGCTCGTGCCTCGCCATGGGCGCCGACCGCGCTATTCACCTGAACGATCCCGTGTGGGAGCAGGCCGACACGCTGATGACGGCGCGCGCGCTCGCGGCCGTGATCAAGCAGGAGGCGCCGGCATTGGCGCTCTTCGGGCGCCAGGCCATCGACGACGACATGGGCGCGGTGGGCGCGGCCGTCGCCGAGCTGCTCGGTTGGCCCTGCGCGTCCTGGATCATGGAGGAGTCGGTGGACGAGGCGGGCAAGGCCATCCGCGTCGGCCGCCAGGTCGAGGGGGGGCTCGAGCTGTTCGACCTGCCGCTGCCGGCCGTGGTGTCGGCCCAGAAGGGCCTGAACGAGCCGCGGTATCCAACGTTGAAGGGCATCATGGGAGCCAAGAAGAAGGAGGTCAAGGACATCAAGGCGGCCGATCTCGGCCTGACGGCCGAGGCGCCGGCGCTGTCGGTCATCAAGCTCGAGGCGCTGCCGCCGAGACCCCCGGGGCGCATCATCCCCGGCGAGGCGGCCGAGGCCGCCAAGGAACTCGTCCGCGCCCTTCGCGAAGACGCGAAGGCCATCTAG
- a CDS encoding GntR family transcriptional regulator, with protein MRSRVPRYHQIAEALRDKIGSGRLGPGERLDNQRRLAMDFGVTLMTLRQALEVLERDGLIRRRHGLGTFVAAPSVDYDILHFRAFAGDLTAVGENVATRFLRTQRARADRQAARELGLGPGARVFVLERLRLVDGHPTSFQVSHLPAALGEEVAKADLAVTPLRQVLAFKLGIEITGARETVSAETLPARAARELGCAPGVPCFRSDRVSTDAESRPIVYDRVFIPGDRFRITRQLHYDRSATA; from the coding sequence GTGCGGAGCCGCGTGCCCCGGTACCACCAGATCGCGGAAGCCCTGCGCGACAAGATCGGCTCGGGCCGGCTCGGCCCTGGCGAGCGGCTCGACAACCAGCGCCGCTTGGCGATGGACTTCGGCGTCACCCTCATGACCCTCCGCCAGGCGCTCGAGGTGCTGGAACGAGACGGCCTGATCAGGCGGCGGCACGGCCTCGGCACCTTCGTGGCGGCGCCGTCCGTCGACTACGACATCCTCCACTTCCGGGCCTTCGCCGGCGATCTCACCGCGGTCGGCGAGAACGTCGCCACGCGCTTCCTCCGCACCCAGCGCGCCCGGGCCGACCGGCAGGCCGCGCGCGAGCTCGGGCTCGGACCCGGCGCCCGCGTCTTCGTGCTCGAGCGGTTGAGGCTGGTGGACGGACACCCCACGAGCTTCCAGGTCTCGCACCTGCCCGCGGCGCTCGGCGAGGAGGTGGCGAAGGCCGACCTCGCGGTCACGCCGCTCCGCCAGGTGCTGGCCTTTAAACTCGGCATCGAGATCACCGGCGCGCGTGAGACCGTCTCCGCCGAGACGCTGCCGGCCCGCGCGGCGCGCGAGCTCGGCTGCGCGCCCGGCGTGCCCTGCTTCCGCTCCGACCGCGTCTCGACCGACGCCGAATCGCGGCCCATCGTGTACGACCGGGTGTTCATTCCCGGCGACCGCTTCCGGATCACGCGCCAACTCCACTATGACAGGAGTGCCACGGCATGA
- a CDS encoding acyl-CoA dehydrogenase family protein, giving the protein MDVELTDEQKMIQAVARNFAEKEVRPIAPAIDREARFPRETVRRMGELGLMGIAVAEAWGGSGGDTVAYAVALEEVSRACASHGVIMSVNNSLYCDPVAKFGSEDQKRRFLAPFASGQKLGCFSLTEPEAGSDATNQSTLARRDGDAYVLDGRKIFVTNGKEAAAALVFAQTDRAKGPRGISAFLVEKGTPGFTVVKTEDKLGIRASDTAELLFEGCRVPASCRLGEEGQGFKIAMTTIDGGRIGIAAQAVGIAAAAYEAALGYARERKSFGVPIGQHQMIQWMLADMATAIEAARLLTLRAAFLKDRGDPFGPQAAMAKLFASEMAMRVTTDAVQVHGGYGFIKEYQVERHFRDAKVTQIYEGTSQIQKLVIARHLLSGAAGS; this is encoded by the coding sequence GTGGACGTAGAGCTCACTGACGAGCAGAAGATGATCCAGGCGGTGGCCCGGAACTTCGCCGAGAAGGAAGTCCGCCCCATCGCCCCAGCCATCGACCGCGAGGCGCGCTTTCCGCGGGAGACCGTGCGGCGCATGGGCGAGCTCGGCCTCATGGGCATCGCCGTGGCCGAGGCCTGGGGCGGGAGCGGCGGCGACACCGTCGCCTACGCGGTGGCGCTCGAAGAAGTCTCGCGCGCCTGTGCGTCGCACGGCGTCATCATGTCGGTGAACAACTCGCTCTACTGCGACCCCGTCGCCAAGTTCGGCTCGGAGGATCAGAAGCGTCGCTTCCTGGCCCCGTTCGCCTCCGGGCAGAAGCTCGGCTGCTTCTCGTTGACCGAGCCTGAGGCGGGCTCCGACGCCACCAACCAGAGCACGCTCGCCCGCCGCGACGGCGACGCGTACGTCCTGGACGGCCGGAAGATCTTCGTCACCAACGGGAAGGAGGCCGCCGCCGCCCTCGTCTTCGCCCAGACGGACCGAGCCAAGGGCCCCCGCGGGATCAGCGCCTTCCTCGTCGAGAAAGGCACGCCGGGCTTCACCGTCGTCAAGACCGAGGACAAGCTCGGCATCCGCGCCTCCGACACGGCCGAGCTTCTCTTCGAGGGCTGCCGCGTGCCTGCGTCCTGCCGGCTCGGCGAGGAGGGGCAGGGGTTCAAGATCGCCATGACGACGATCGACGGCGGCCGCATCGGCATCGCCGCGCAGGCCGTCGGCATCGCCGCGGCGGCGTACGAGGCCGCGCTCGGCTACGCGCGCGAGCGCAAGAGCTTCGGCGTGCCGATCGGCCAGCACCAGATGATCCAGTGGATGCTGGCCGACATGGCGACGGCCATCGAGGCGGCGCGCCTGCTCACGCTGCGCGCGGCGTTCCTCAAGGACAGGGGTGACCCCTTCGGGCCCCAAGCGGCGATGGCCAAGCTCTTCGCGTCCGAGATGGCCATGCGTGTCACGACGGACGCCGTGCAGGTCCACGGCGGCTACGGCTTCATCAAGGAGTACCAGGTCGAGCGGCACTTCCGGGACGCGAAGGTCACCCAAATCTACGAGGGCACCTCGCAGATCCAAAAGCTCGTCATCGCCCGACACCTGCTCTCGGGCGCGGCGGGCAGTTGA